GAGTATCTTTTAATTCTGTCATCCCCGTTGGGACTCCATCCAAATAGTTGATCCGTTATTGTTTTAGGGTATCCGCCACTGCACTTCGCAAAAGTATGCCACATTATTCCGTCTTATACCAAACTATCGCGGCGGTCATGCTGTTGGCAGCGCTCCATTTTGAAAATAAAAGTGCTGCCACACCGGAAAGAGTTTTCGATTCTTAAACGTCACGTGAAACTTCACTTTATAGAAGACTGTGGGCGACACATCGAGACAGGCTTATCCTATGCTGAAATAATCTTCTCCATTTGCTACAATAATGTCATGGATATAGTAACCTTTTGGGAAACATATGGAAGCACCACTTCCCCGGCAGATTTCGTATGGCAATACGGAAAAGGAGATATTGATACCGCTGTAAAAAAGTATTTGCGGCAAAAACCTTCTTTCTATGGAATCATGCAACGGGGCACGTGGCGCACTACCTTTGAAAGTGAAAATCAATACAATCGAGAATGTGTCTCCTTTGGTTTAATGGCCTATTTAGAACAGACCGAAGAGACTTGGCGGCCTTTGGTAGAAGAGGCGCGTCAAGCAGAAATTCAAGCCAAGATCAAGGCGAAAGAAGAGGCAGAGGCAGAAGCCCTCGCACTCGCTGTGGCACGGGTTGAGGCGGAGGCGCGCTCAAAAAACCAAGGGCTCGAAGAAGATCAAAAAAGGTCTGAGACTTCGGTCGGTAATGAAACAGTGTGCGACGCGGCTGCAAACGAGCGCCATAGTGACCCGTCGGACCCGCTTGTACAGAATACACTTTTGTCCGCGCCCGATGCTGTAAATTGCAGTACTGCCACGGAATCAACAGCGCGGTCTGATGAAAATTTCAACCCTGAAACGGATCAGTAATTTGATGATTCCTCCCGAAGCAGTTAAATCGGTGCTGGCTCTTGCTCCTAATTGGCTGGGAGATACAGCCATGTGTACCCCGGCATTGCGCGCCTTGCGCAGGCAATTCTCGGAGGCGCAATTAACCGTAGCAGCCAATCCGTCCTGCCGTGATCTGCTCGAGGATCTGCCGTGGATTGACGGGCTTTTCCCCTTGTTGCCAAAATCCTCCCTCTTGCCGCTGATGAGCATGGGAAAACAATTAAACCACGCCGGAAGCGATCTCTGTGTCGTCTTTCCCCATTCCTTCCGATCTGCATTGCTGGCTTGGTTTGTCCGAAGCAAGAACCGCATCGGCTACGCCCGCGACGGGCGCTCCCCCTTGCTGACCAAAAGCTTGATGCCGCCCATGGAAGACGGTCATATCACGCCCATTTATATGGTAGATGAATACTTGGATCTGGTACGTTTGGTGGGTTGCGAAGATGACGGTAAAGGTCTGGAATTGGCACTAAATCCTTCTGTACACGATACCGTGTCGGCAGCGTTGGCAGGTGAGGGCGCGCTCATCGCTATTGCGCCCGGCGCGGCCTTCGGTCCGAGCAAACGCTGGATGCCTGAAGCTTTCGCTGAGACAGCCGACGCATTGGCGGAACAGACCGGTGCACGTATTGTTTTGTTAACCGGTCCCGGGGAAGAAAAAATTCGCGCAGAAGTGATCGCCCACGCCAAAACATCATTTTTAGAACTGCCGGCGGGGCTTCCGGGCATTGCAGCGCTCAAATCTGCCATTGCCCTTGCCGATCTGCTCATTTGCAATGACAGCGGGCCCAGACATATAGCAATCGCTTTCCATAAACCCGTCATCTGCATTATGGGGCCCACTTCCCCACTATATACCAACGGGCCCTACGAAAAAGGGAAAGTTATCCGTTTGGACATTCCATGCAGCCCCTGCCAGAAGCCGATTTGTCCGCTTGGACACCATCAGTGTATGCGCGATATTTCACCGGCAATGGTTATTGAGGCAGCCTTGGAATCGCTCCAAGTTTCACAAGGAATTGTTTCATGAAAACGGTCTATGTTATCACCATGTGGTCAGGCGGTCGCGCCGCCAAAAAATGGAAATCCTTTGAATCACCTGAAACTTTGGCACAGGGAACCGGCATCTCCTTCATTAGTGCAGGAACACGGTTGCGCGTTTCGGTAATTGGAAATATTTCGGTAGAAGAATACGAATCAGGGAAAGAAGAATTAGAACTGGGACTTAACCCGGACAGGCGCGTCACCTTTGATACACTGAATACTTCCTATCGAGCGAAAGAGTCTGAAAACGAACTTTTAACCGAATATGATTAACGACGTTTATTGAGGATACAAAATTCCAAATAGCCCTTCTTTCGGTTCTCCAAATAGTTGAATTGTTTAGGTGACTGCCGACAAAATTATTTTCGATGATTTGGGAACTATTTGATCCGATGAAGCATCATTATGGAAGGAAGTTGAATCTGTCTCTTCTCTTCCCTGTCATTCCAAGAGTCAGGGTTTAGAAATATCAAATAATCCCTGTCTTTTTTGAGAAGCGATACCATAGACTTTTATGATAATAAAATCATGGGCGTTCCCAAACCGAGCGCCTGAAGATACTACTTAAGATGAGGAACAAAACCGCGACTCCGGCGGCGCCCTCCTCAACGAAATTAGAAAAGGAGCGATTTCATGCCTACGCGCTGCAACAACAATAAACACGCTTGCTTCATCCTTATCTTCATCGCCGCGGTGACCTTTATGGGTTGGGGACTTATCCTCAACGAAGCCTCCGCTTCTGAAACCGCTTCTTTTGCATTGGTCTATGCAGCTGATGATCACGGAAGCATCTCCGGAGCAAGCGCCCAATACATTGACGCCGGCGGAAGCGGCAGCCCTGTCACAGCAATTCCCGATGACGGCTATCATTTTACAGGGTGGAGCGATGGAAGTATTGATAATCCGCGGCGGGATACTGACGTGACCGCTTCCGAAACTTTCACCGCCTACTTTGATATT
This sequence is a window from Candidatus Hydrogenedentota bacterium. Protein-coding genes within it:
- the waaF gene encoding lipopolysaccharide heptosyltransferase II, coding for MKISTLKRISNLMIPPEAVKSVLALAPNWLGDTAMCTPALRALRRQFSEAQLTVAANPSCRDLLEDLPWIDGLFPLLPKSSLLPLMSMGKQLNHAGSDLCVVFPHSFRSALLAWFVRSKNRIGYARDGRSPLLTKSLMPPMEDGHITPIYMVDEYLDLVRLVGCEDDGKGLELALNPSVHDTVSAALAGEGALIAIAPGAAFGPSKRWMPEAFAETADALAEQTGARIVLLTGPGEEKIRAEVIAHAKTSFLELPAGLPGIAALKSAIALADLLICNDSGPRHIAIAFHKPVICIMGPTSPLYTNGPYEKGKVIRLDIPCSPCQKPICPLGHHQCMRDISPAMVIEAALESLQVSQGIVS